A window from Symbiopectobacterium purcellii encodes these proteins:
- a CDS encoding transcriptional regulator, translating to MNALEKAIQKAGSIRKLGAMIGVSGMAVSNWKTHCKGIVPANRVLAIHQVTGILPHDLRPDIYPNPTDALPAHREHAA from the coding sequence ATGAATGCGCTTGAAAAAGCTATCCAAAAAGCCGGTTCGATTAGAAAGCTTGGTGCAATGATTGGTGTTTCAGGTATGGCCGTTAGCAATTGGAAAACACATTGCAAGGGTATCGTTCCAGCAAATAGGGTACTGGCTATACATCAAGTAACGGGGATTCTTCCCCATGATTTACGTCCAGATATTTACCCGAACCCGACGGATGCGCTTCCTGCTCACAGGGAACACGCAGCCTAA